The Solanum pennellii chromosome 11, SPENNV200 sequence TCAGCTATATAAGCCGCGAGAAGGCAAAAATGTACTAATAAGGACGAGTTACAAATAGGCGTTAAATTTCCATATGATGAAGATCAAAGTGGTACTACTTCGAACTAACACTTCCTCTAGAAAGAACATTAAAATATAAGTAAGTTACAGAGAAATGAGAATCGGGAGATGAACCTGTAGCCCGATGACACTATCCTCTACCACCAAACAATTGCTTTCTGAGACGCCAAGTTTCTGACAAAAACCAAACTAAAGGTCAAAAGAAGTACGATAAATGATATAATACGCGGTATGAAAGTGCAAGCACATATAATACTAATCACCTTGGCAGCTGTAATGTATATTGAAGGATCAGgctttttttctttcacatcATCACCTGGAAATTACAAAACCGAGAATACATGTTACCATAGTAGTTATGAAGTAGCATCATGTTCTTTTACAGAAATAGGTAGTACAAACCATCAAAAGAAAAGCAGATAAAGATACCTGCAAGGAAGCAATCAAGACCATGGAATCGATCCTAAAAGAATAAATTTGGACAAACAGTTAACCATGTTCGACAAGAAATAGAACGAAAAGGAAACATGCTTCCAAAAGCAAAAGTCTTACAAGTCCTATAAGATTCTCAAGACACAGTACAACTGAACTTTTGGTTGCAGCAGAGCAGACGGCGAGCATCTTGCCCTGGAATACAATGGAAAAGGCGTTAATGCTAGGAACGGAGCCAGAGGGATTCATCCGAAAGTCCTTCAACAGAAAATTACACAGCAGAGTAAGAACTGTAGTTATATGGTAAATATCTTACAGCAGCCTTAGCCTCATCCATCAATCTTAAAACTCCTGGTCTCGGCTCAACCTGCCAAAAGCAACACCATATTGTTTTGTAAATGAAAATTGGATATGCTACGAAACTCAAGTGATTTAAGCAGGAACAATGATGAATATAAATAATCTTACAGTTCCAGATTTGATTATCTCTTTGTACCTCTCAGTCTTCCAATCCTAACAAAAAGACGGAACAAATGCAAAGGGCAACGTCACCGACAAGAAatcatttgaaagaaaaattcaagaaaaggtactaataataatagtaagaaCAACAAAGCAAATAAAACAATGACATTGTTTAGCTTTGAACTAGTGACCCCTATCCATACTTAGTCGTTCGAAAACCTACGAACTATAAGACTACTTGTTGATTAAACTATGGTGCAAAACCAAAATCTATATATTGTAACATGAAAAACACATTTTTATCTCCATTTGCAAGTTTAGATATGTCTAAACAATCCGCCAATCTTCCTAGCTACTGCATCCCCATCTCCTAGTTTCGTACATTACTCAGTCAAACTTTGTTTAAGCTCCCGAGCCTCCGAGTCAGCCCTCAGAGTTCCAACTACCCCAGTTaccatcaattcacatagcggaaagaacaaagaaaatctGATATAGTACTTGAAGAGTATCAATCAGCTTGGCTCTATCGTTGTCATCCTCCGGAGAATGCTGAAAGATTGTTGAAGTAGGCCAACCATTCTCCTTAAAATACCTATCAAAACACTCGAAAAAACTCCATTAGTATATGATAAATGTTAGAAAAATGTGAACAAAATCTCATCTAAAAAGACCGTGTAATGATTTGATCtatctatattttcattaaaGCCAGTTAACAACTTGTTTGGACGGTTGTTACGtatcatttcataatatattttttttttcaaattttcaagtttcaacttcaTAATCTACAACGACTTCAACAACTCAACAATcaaaaacattgagaagaaaaatagaTAATACCATCGCATTTTAGGTTTTCCACCTCCAATTTGATTCTGCAGCACATCATAAAACTCAAGGCTCCAATTCAGGGGCTTATCATCATTATCAGGGCATCGCACATTGAAATGAGAGAAAGCATCGTTATACGCTTGGCGATGAAGATGCTCAGATTCCAAAATTACGCCATCGCAATCGAATATCAAAGCTTCTAATGCTCTCGTTGAAGAAGCTGAAGCTGAAATTGACAGCGATTTCGAAGGAAGAGTTCGTCGAAATGTTGTAATTGAAGGAGAGAAGAAAAGTGAATTGCGAGAACAGAATGAGTATTGTGAATTTGGTGGAGTGATAAGTAGGTTAATGGAAGACGCCATTGTCGTAGCAGTAAATTAGAGCTTTGTGTGAAGCTTTTTTGGTTATGGCGATTGGCGGGGGATTTGATTTGTGTGGTAGTTAAGCAAATGGGGATTTTTGCACAAGTAGCCTACATTTGCATAAGTAGCCAATTATTTGTGCCTTTACTTAATAGCCTAATCCATGAAAATTAGCAGAGACAGATCCAGATTTTGAACTGTATGAATTACTACAATAATTTTATGTTAacgtaaaataataattgagttTACGATTTAGTAATTTACAAATACATAGTagaattcttaaaataaaataatgaagagTTTTGTACATCTTTGAACACGATTACACGaatattaattcattttcagTGAAAATTCATCTTAGAGATTGAAcgataataaaataagtgaattttTAATCTAAGACAATGTTAATACTTGTAGTGAATATAGCTCCATTGTGAAATCAATCCAAAGTGGGTTCTCGTGAGCACATACCTCAACGGTTATATACGACTGAAAAATTGATAGAATGACTAATTTTTCAAACctgatataaatttttaatctcattaaatttttttttgacaaatatcGTCACTTAAAACATAGAAAAGCTTATAAAAATTTGAACTCTATAAAAAGTTTTTTGAGTTTGAATTGATTTAAAACACATATAATAATTCTTTGAATTCCAATATTATTCCATATTTTGATAGACATtttttatctaattattttCACGTATCctttgaattaataattaatatttgataatagGAGCTAAAACATAACATTATTTCGTATTTTGATA is a genomic window containing:
- the LOC107004470 gene encoding haloacid dehalogenase-like hydrolase domain-containing protein At4g39970 — its product is MASSINLLITPPNSQYSFCSRNSLFFSPSITTFRRTLPSKSLSISASASSTRALEALIFDCDGVILESEHLHRQAYNDAFSHFNVRCPDNDDKPLNWSLEFYDVLQNQIGGGKPKMRWYFKENGWPTSTIFQHSPEDDNDRAKLIDTLQDWKTERYKEIIKSGTVEPRPGVLRLMDEAKAAGKMLAVCSAATKSSVVLCLENLIGLDRFHGLDCFLAGDDVKEKKPDPSIYITAAKKLGVSESNCLVVEDSVIGLQAATGAGMSCVITYTSSTADQDFKEAIAIYPDLSDVRFNDLESLLQDGVVAK